One part of the Streptomyces lydicus genome encodes these proteins:
- a CDS encoding aliphatic sulfonate ABC transporter substrate-binding protein: MSAVRHRLLAAAVTVPVLIGALGACGYGSEAKKDTSADVAPKGAKIEGLDQVRIGFFGNTTHATPLVGVQNGLFQKELGGTRLKTSVFNAGPAEIEALNSGALDIGWIGPSPAINGYTKSHGKSLKIISGSASGGVSLVVNPKKIKSLSDLKGKTIATPQLGNTQDVALLNFLAEKGYKVDATTGKGDVTVQRTDNKVTPTAFKEGSIDGAWVPEPTASKLVAAGGKSLLDEKKLWKDGKFVITNVIVSQRFLKEHPKAVEAVLRASVKTNAWIRSHPDEAKKALNDQLADPQIAGKALPANVLDPAFKNIDITDDPLAATLQQEADHAVKAGLLKSPDLKGIYDLTPLNKVLKSEGKQPVDDAGLGSK, from the coding sequence GTGTCTGCCGTTCGACACCGCCTGCTGGCGGCCGCCGTCACCGTCCCCGTGCTGATCGGCGCGCTGGGCGCCTGCGGCTACGGCTCCGAGGCCAAGAAGGACACCTCGGCCGACGTCGCCCCGAAGGGCGCCAAGATTGAAGGGCTCGACCAGGTCAGGATCGGGTTCTTCGGCAACACCACGCACGCCACCCCGCTGGTCGGCGTGCAGAACGGCCTCTTCCAGAAGGAACTGGGCGGCACCCGGCTGAAGACCTCGGTCTTCAACGCGGGCCCCGCCGAGATCGAGGCGCTCAACTCGGGTGCCCTCGACATCGGCTGGATCGGCCCCTCCCCCGCCATCAACGGCTACACCAAGTCGCACGGGAAGAGCCTGAAGATCATTTCCGGCTCGGCGTCCGGCGGCGTCTCGCTCGTCGTCAACCCCAAGAAGATCAAGAGCCTGAGCGACCTCAAGGGCAAGACGATCGCGACCCCGCAGCTGGGCAACACGCAGGACGTGGCGCTGCTGAACTTCCTGGCCGAGAAGGGCTACAAGGTCGACGCGACCACCGGCAAGGGCGACGTCACCGTCCAGCGCACCGACAACAAGGTGACGCCGACCGCCTTCAAGGAAGGTTCCATCGACGGCGCGTGGGTGCCCGAGCCCACCGCTTCCAAGCTCGTCGCCGCGGGCGGCAAGTCCCTCCTGGACGAGAAGAAGCTGTGGAAGGACGGCAAGTTCGTCATCACGAACGTGATCGTCTCGCAGCGGTTCCTCAAGGAGCACCCGAAGGCCGTCGAGGCGGTGCTGCGCGCTTCGGTGAAGACCAACGCCTGGATCCGCTCGCACCCGGACGAGGCGAAGAAGGCGCTCAACGACCAGCTCGCCGACCCGCAGATCGCCGGCAAGGCACTGCCGGCGAACGTCCTCGACCCGGCCTTCAAGAACATCGACATCACCGATGACCCGCTGGCCGCCACCCTCCAGCAGGAGGCGGACCACGCCGTCAAGGCCGGTCTGCTGAAGTCGCCCGACCTCAAGGGCATCTACGACCTCACCCCGCTGAACAAGGTGCTCAAGTCCGAGGGCAAGCAGCCGGTCGACGACGCCGGCCTCGGCAGCAAGTAG
- a CDS encoding ABC transporter ATP-binding protein: MTTTTLTKRPATADTDTPVPYAARIDHVSKSFGRPGAQQHVLDDISIDVAPGEFVCLLGASGCGKSTLLNLVAGLDVPSAGAIDAPGGRPALMFQEHALFPWLTAGRNIELALRLRGVPRAERRDEAERLLELVRLKGAYGKRVHELSGGMRQRVAMARALAQDSQLLLMDEPFAALDAITRDVLHDELTRIWRTANDSGSGTGGLSVLFVTHNVREAVRLAERVILLSSRPGRVAREWQVDIPQPRRIEDAAVADLSIEITEQLRGEIRRHGQH, encoded by the coding sequence ATGACGACCACCACGCTCACCAAGCGGCCCGCCACGGCGGACACGGACACCCCCGTGCCGTACGCGGCTCGCATCGACCATGTCTCGAAGTCGTTCGGTCGCCCCGGCGCGCAGCAGCACGTGCTGGACGACATCAGCATCGATGTGGCACCCGGCGAATTCGTCTGCCTCCTGGGGGCCTCGGGCTGCGGGAAGTCCACCCTGCTCAACCTCGTGGCCGGCCTCGACGTGCCGTCCGCCGGCGCCATCGACGCGCCCGGCGGCCGGCCGGCCCTGATGTTCCAGGAACACGCGCTGTTCCCGTGGCTGACCGCGGGCCGCAACATCGAACTGGCGCTGCGGCTGCGCGGGGTGCCGCGTGCCGAGCGCCGCGACGAGGCCGAGCGGCTGCTCGAACTCGTCCGGCTCAAGGGCGCGTACGGCAAGCGGGTGCACGAGCTGTCGGGTGGCATGCGGCAGCGCGTCGCGATGGCCCGCGCGCTCGCCCAGGACAGCCAACTGCTGCTGATGGACGAGCCGTTCGCCGCGCTGGACGCGATCACCCGCGATGTGCTGCACGACGAGCTGACCCGCATCTGGCGCACCGCGAACGACAGTGGCTCCGGCACCGGCGGCCTCTCGGTCCTCTTCGTCACCCACAACGTGCGGGAGGCCGTCCGGCTCGCCGAGCGGGTCATCCTGCTGTCCTCCCGCCCGGGCCGCGTCGCCCGCGAGTGGCAGGTGGACATCCCGCAGCCGCGCCGCATCGAGGACGCCGCGGTCGCCGACCTTTCCATCGAGATCACCGAACAGCTCCGTGGGGAGATCCGCCGTCATGGCCAGCACTGA
- a CDS encoding ABC transporter permease → MASTETEAGSAARTGDDPATAGTTTATDEAGAASDLAGLEAGLDALESTVVARQPWLRTAVAKAFPPVVAVLIVLALWQLAYHFSLKPHYLLPSPVEVARSLQQKWLEGTLLGFVWTSVSRGALGFVASVGLGTVLGLVVARVRAVRAAIGPILSGLQSLPSVAWVPAAIIWFGLSDATIYAVVLLGAVPSIANGLVAGVDQISPLYLRAGRTIGATGLAGVRHVLLPAALPGYIAGLKQGWAFSWRSLMAAELIVNAPDLGTGLGQLLEQGRELQDMSWVLSAILLILIVGIGIELLVFAPIERRVLRSRGLLVKS, encoded by the coding sequence ATGGCCAGCACTGAGACCGAGGCCGGATCCGCCGCGCGGACCGGCGACGACCCAGCCACCGCCGGCACCACCACGGCCACCGACGAGGCCGGCGCCGCCTCCGACCTCGCCGGTCTGGAGGCGGGGCTCGACGCCCTGGAGTCCACGGTCGTCGCCCGCCAGCCGTGGCTGCGCACCGCCGTCGCGAAGGCGTTCCCGCCCGTCGTCGCCGTCCTGATCGTGCTGGCGCTGTGGCAGCTCGCCTACCACTTCTCGCTCAAGCCGCACTACCTGCTGCCGAGCCCGGTGGAGGTCGCCCGTTCGCTTCAGCAGAAGTGGCTGGAGGGCACGCTGCTGGGCTTCGTGTGGACCAGCGTCTCGCGCGGCGCGCTGGGCTTCGTCGCCTCGGTCGGCCTCGGTACCGTCCTCGGCCTCGTCGTGGCCCGCGTGCGGGCCGTACGGGCCGCGATCGGCCCGATCCTGAGCGGTCTGCAGTCGCTCCCCTCGGTGGCCTGGGTCCCCGCGGCGATCATCTGGTTCGGGCTGAGCGACGCCACCATCTACGCGGTGGTGCTGCTGGGCGCCGTGCCGTCCATCGCCAACGGCCTGGTGGCGGGCGTCGACCAGATCTCCCCGCTGTACCTGCGGGCCGGCCGCACCATCGGTGCGACGGGGCTGGCCGGCGTGCGGCACGTCCTGCTGCCGGCCGCGCTGCCGGGCTACATCGCCGGTCTCAAGCAGGGCTGGGCCTTCTCCTGGCGCTCCCTGATGGCCGCCGAACTCATCGTCAACGCACCGGATCTGGGCACCGGCCTGGGACAGCTGCTGGAACAGGGCCGTGAGCTCCAGGACATGTCCTGGGTGCTCTCCGCGATCCTGCTCATCCTGATCGTCGGCATCGGCATCGAGCTGCTGGTCTTCGCGCCGATCGAGCGGCGGGTGCTGCGCAGCCGCGGCCTCCTCGTCAAGAGCTGA
- a CDS encoding sirohydrochlorin chelatase, giving the protein MNPRPPHPTLLVIAHGSRDPRHAATVSALCARVRALRPGLRVEVGYLDFNAPRVPRVLERLAAEGTREVVALPLLLTRAFHAKSDIPAVLREAAARLPLLTVRQAEVLGPSALLTGALERRLAEAGLRPGDRRSTGVVLASAGSSDPEAIAVIAEIAREWRRTTGWCAVRPAFASASLPGTADAVRELRAEGVQRVAVAPYVIAPGFLPDRIAAGAREARADLLAPVLGAAPELARLLLRRYEQCVPAGARGETPALTA; this is encoded by the coding sequence ATGAACCCACGCCCCCCGCACCCCACGCTCCTCGTGATCGCCCACGGCAGCCGCGACCCGCGGCACGCGGCGACCGTGTCCGCGCTCTGCGCGCGGGTACGGGCGCTGCGGCCGGGGCTGCGCGTCGAGGTCGGCTATCTCGACTTCAACGCGCCCCGGGTTCCCCGGGTGCTGGAGCGCCTGGCGGCGGAGGGGACGAGGGAGGTGGTGGCGCTGCCACTGCTCCTCACCCGGGCCTTCCACGCGAAGTCCGACATCCCGGCGGTGCTGCGGGAGGCCGCCGCGCGGCTCCCCCTGCTGACCGTCCGGCAGGCCGAGGTGCTGGGACCCTCCGCCCTCCTGACCGGCGCCCTGGAGCGCCGGCTGGCGGAGGCCGGGCTGCGGCCCGGCGACCGCCGCTCGACCGGGGTCGTACTGGCCTCGGCGGGCTCCTCCGACCCGGAGGCGATCGCAGTGATCGCTGAAATCGCGCGGGAGTGGCGGCGCACCACTGGTTGGTGTGCCGTGCGACCTGCGTTCGCCTCCGCATCCCTTCCCGGCACGGCCGACGCCGTGCGGGAGCTGCGCGCCGAGGGCGTGCAGCGGGTGGCCGTCGCGCCGTACGTCATCGCGCCCGGCTTCCTGCCCGACCGCATCGCGGCCGGCGCCCGCGAGGCCCGCGCCGACCTCCTCGCCCCGGTCCTGGGCGCCGCGCCCGAACTGG